The Lentzea guizhouensis genome contains a region encoding:
- a CDS encoding DUF6345 domain-containing protein — MQRKLTVVLALSSLITAGAAGTSLAAEAELPVYGVTSSGLDQEQAQKLQRALGLKDVARSESGEVAFADEQRHLRVPTVDKGRGREDEDGNETTQSALDLEALKRIQVVPTDVAVKRVQEALRSAGVLPDNATPTARHTTFELSDANGRTGLTQNLDTSVSYTFQLGGIPLEGEGANIRVAFDAQGVTALSHASRTYEKKDSVKVNDLAYGLKLCQEYLGAEVKPDVSYVYEAPALGEKVDRVEPSFRCTGRTDDGGAPQAITLPAVVGAEIPAPQPPQTPRPEQQFKTQAAGTQVGSEGTGNCSGLPNTPANIGSFNTEASNHGITRDFSWLDHNAWESDFKDPVFPGGDDTDWADDVDLTYWQGHGSGTGFYFTGCSDHNDTKLANTEARWGNNDVEWMSLFTCLILETNTGGQTWGQRWGQAFRGLHQINSFTTISRNSANHGGKYGHYMWRSPFLWWNKPMKVRDAWAQASIDTQPPDVEWATMGVYLGAGGYGNFDDYFWGKGSVGPDYASTGMFWRIRGGS, encoded by the coding sequence ATGCAACGCAAGCTGACCGTGGTGCTGGCCCTGTCCAGCCTGATCACCGCGGGAGCGGCGGGCACCAGCCTCGCCGCAGAGGCGGAACTGCCCGTGTACGGGGTGACGAGCTCCGGACTCGACCAGGAGCAGGCGCAGAAGCTGCAAAGAGCGTTGGGGCTCAAGGACGTCGCCAGATCCGAGAGCGGTGAGGTGGCGTTCGCCGACGAGCAGCGCCACCTCCGCGTCCCGACCGTCGACAAAGGACGCGGCAGGGAGGACGAGGACGGCAACGAGACCACGCAGAGCGCACTGGACCTCGAGGCGCTCAAGCGCATCCAGGTCGTCCCGACCGACGTCGCCGTGAAGCGCGTCCAGGAGGCGCTGCGCTCCGCCGGGGTGCTCCCGGACAACGCCACGCCGACCGCGCGGCACACGACGTTCGAACTCTCGGACGCCAACGGCCGCACCGGACTCACGCAGAACCTCGACACGTCGGTGTCGTACACGTTCCAGCTCGGCGGCATCCCGCTGGAGGGTGAGGGCGCGAACATCCGCGTCGCGTTCGACGCGCAAGGCGTCACGGCCCTCAGCCACGCCTCCCGCACGTACGAGAAGAAGGACAGCGTCAAGGTCAACGACCTCGCGTACGGCCTGAAGCTGTGCCAGGAGTACCTCGGAGCCGAGGTGAAGCCGGACGTCAGCTACGTCTACGAGGCCCCCGCGCTCGGTGAGAAGGTCGACCGGGTGGAGCCGTCGTTCCGCTGCACCGGCCGCACCGACGACGGCGGCGCACCGCAGGCCATCACCCTGCCCGCCGTGGTGGGCGCGGAGATCCCGGCCCCGCAGCCGCCGCAGACCCCGCGTCCCGAGCAGCAGTTCAAGACGCAGGCCGCCGGCACCCAGGTCGGCAGCGAGGGCACCGGCAACTGCTCCGGCCTGCCCAACACGCCCGCCAACATCGGCTCGTTCAACACCGAGGCGAGCAACCACGGCATCACCCGCGACTTCAGCTGGCTCGACCACAACGCCTGGGAGAGCGACTTCAAGGACCCGGTGTTCCCCGGCGGTGACGACACCGACTGGGCCGACGACGTCGACCTCACCTACTGGCAGGGCCACGGCTCCGGCACCGGCTTCTACTTCACCGGCTGCTCCGACCACAACGACACCAAGCTCGCCAACACCGAGGCGCGCTGGGGCAACAACGACGTCGAGTGGATGAGCCTCTTCACCTGCCTGATCCTGGAGACCAACACCGGCGGCCAGACGTGGGGCCAGCGCTGGGGCCAGGCCTTCCGCGGCCTGCACCAGATCAACAGCTTCACCACGATCAGCCGCAACTCCGCCAACCACGGCGGCAAGTACGGCCACTACATGTGGCGCTCGCCGTTCCTCTGGTGGAACAAGCCGATGAAGGTCCGCGACGCGTGGGCGCAGGCCAGCATCGACACCCAGCCCCCGGACGTGGAGTGGGCGACCATGGGCGTCTACCTGGGCGCCGGCGGCTACGGCAACTTCGACGACTACTTCTGGGGCAAGGGCTCGGTGGGCCCTGACTACGCCTCGACCGGCATGTTCTGGCGCATCCGCGGCGGGTCCTGA
- a CDS encoding NAD(P)H-dependent oxidoreductase — MSDLLIISGAPSPAAPTGQVVSHVAAALEATGHRVAHLNVRALPTLSLLTEDLSDPEIAAAVSSVLSADGVVVASPVYRAAYSGLVKALLDLLPKKALRGRAVLPLATGGSQGFLVAMDYALHPLLASKGADRVVRGEFVLDQNVGSPAAAAALNEAADRFVTALTPRLRRAS, encoded by the coding sequence GTGTCCGATCTCCTGATCATCTCCGGCGCGCCGTCCCCCGCCGCGCCCACCGGCCAGGTCGTGTCGCACGTCGCCGCCGCGCTGGAGGCCACCGGCCACCGCGTGGCCCACCTGAACGTGCGGGCGCTGCCGACGTTGTCCCTGCTCACCGAGGACCTGAGCGACCCCGAGATCGCCGCCGCGGTGAGCTCCGTCCTGTCCGCCGACGGCGTCGTGGTCGCCTCACCGGTCTACCGCGCGGCCTACTCGGGCCTGGTCAAGGCACTGCTCGACCTGCTGCCGAAGAAGGCCCTGCGCGGCCGCGCCGTGCTGCCCCTGGCGACCGGCGGCAGCCAGGGGTTCCTGGTGGCGATGGACTACGCGCTGCACCCGTTGCTCGCCTCGAAGGGCGCGGACCGGGTGGTGCGCGGCGAGTTCGTGCTGGACCAGAACGTCGGCTCCCCGGCGGCGGCTGCCGCGCTTAACGAGGCGGCCGACCGGTTCGTGACGGCCCTCACCCCACGCCTGCGCCGCGCTTCTTAG
- a CDS encoding bifunctional RNase H/acid phosphatase translates to MKVIVEADGGSRGNPGPAGYGAVVRDHRTGETLAERKGFVGVATNNVAEYQGLIAGLKAAGEVGAEVVEVRMDSKLVVEQMSGRWKIKHPSMQPLAKEAKQLADAFDKITYGWIPRERNRQADRLANEAMDAQKESRRPDATEPDATKSDATAEGAKQPHWSGAVGEPTRLILLRHGQTRLSVERRYSGRGDHPLTELGLEQASKAARRLSTVEDVAAVISSPLQRAAQTAQQVAQKLGLDVVTHQGLIETDFGAWEGLTFAEAAQQDPDVHRRWLGDTSVRPPGGESFDEVHSRVRRARTELIAKYGGKTLVVVSHVTPIKTLLRQALDVGPQFLFRMHLDLTGVSIAEFYPDGHASVKLVNDTSHLS, encoded by the coding sequence GTGAAGGTCATCGTCGAGGCCGACGGAGGGTCGCGGGGCAATCCTGGGCCTGCCGGGTACGGGGCCGTGGTCCGCGATCATCGGACCGGGGAGACGCTGGCCGAGCGGAAGGGGTTCGTGGGGGTTGCGACTAACAACGTGGCCGAGTACCAGGGGCTGATCGCGGGGCTGAAGGCAGCGGGGGAGGTCGGGGCCGAGGTCGTCGAGGTGCGGATGGACTCGAAGCTGGTCGTCGAGCAGATGTCGGGGCGCTGGAAGATCAAGCACCCGTCGATGCAGCCGCTGGCGAAGGAGGCGAAGCAGCTCGCGGACGCCTTCGACAAGATCACGTACGGGTGGATTCCGCGGGAGCGCAACCGGCAGGCGGACCGGCTCGCCAACGAGGCCATGGACGCCCAGAAAGAAAGCCGCCGACCGGACGCGACAGAACCGGACGCGACGAAATCGGACGCGACGGCAGAGGGTGCCAAGCAGCCGCACTGGAGTGGGGCGGTGGGGGAGCCCACGCGGCTGATCTTGCTGAGGCACGGGCAGACCAGGCTGAGCGTCGAACGCCGTTACTCCGGCCGCGGCGACCACCCGCTCACCGAGCTGGGGCTGGAGCAGGCGAGCAAGGCCGCTCGAAGGCTGTCCACTGTGGAGGACGTCGCGGCTGTCATCTCATCGCCGTTGCAGCGGGCCGCTCAGACCGCGCAGCAGGTCGCGCAGAAGCTCGGCCTCGACGTGGTCACGCACCAGGGGTTGATCGAGACGGACTTCGGCGCGTGGGAGGGGCTGACGTTCGCCGAGGCGGCGCAGCAGGACCCCGACGTGCACCGCAGGTGGCTGGGCGACACGAGTGTGCGGCCGCCGGGCGGTGAGAGCTTCGACGAAGTGCACTCACGGGTGCGTAGGGCGCGCACGGAGCTGATTGCCAAGTACGGCGGGAAGACGCTTGTCGTGGTGAGTCATGTCACGCCCATCAAGACGTTGCTGCGCCAGGCGTTGGACGTGGGGCCGCAGTTCCTGTTCCGGATGCACCTCGACCTCACGGGCGTCTCGATCGCCGAGTTCTACCCGGACGGGCACGCGTCGGTGAAGCTGGTCAACGACACATCGCACCTGAGCTAA
- a CDS encoding S1 RNA-binding domain-containing protein, whose translation MSDLNFTRRERAIEGNVFVACPYGPRDGFDHDEFYLKALVPVIKGVGMTPVRADSIYGPQTIMGTVYRGIEQAEVVIIDFTGRNANVAMEFMMAAMIGKRMIYLTQDLDDIPSDIRGRVRVIKYSDHYAAIDQMKVDLNLQLAAIRLEHSVEMALLPMASGGTDPVQARVVTVTKDFVVVEALDGRRGVLGNADVDYQRIVPDMSRLFSIGDPLSGAFEVDISGGVKYTLLPGSTNPWHQLSIEFPVGRKFTGVVQRRSEKLGAFVLLDHGICGLVHNSVLGGRTLAVGDEVEVMVTRMEKDKRLIALQPLRMPPKVADSFVPTQRASAESRFVKGQRLEGEVTRALPEGEGGYVLLRLPDRSRPVMLHCTAMTPGTRADLNAGEIEIGDVIDVEIDTIDVRRDRITVRELEEAKLAEVTTAG comes from the coding sequence ATGAGCGACCTCAATTTTACTCGCCGTGAACGTGCGATCGAAGGCAATGTGTTCGTCGCCTGCCCCTACGGCCCGCGTGACGGCTTCGATCACGACGAGTTCTACCTGAAGGCTCTCGTGCCGGTGATCAAGGGTGTCGGGATGACGCCGGTGCGCGCCGACTCGATCTACGGCCCGCAGACGATCATGGGAACGGTGTACCGCGGCATCGAGCAGGCCGAGGTGGTGATCATCGACTTCACCGGTCGCAACGCAAACGTCGCGATGGAGTTCATGATGGCCGCGATGATCGGCAAGCGAATGATCTACCTGACGCAGGACCTCGACGACATCCCGAGCGACATCCGCGGCCGCGTGCGGGTCATCAAGTACAGCGACCACTACGCGGCGATCGACCAGATGAAGGTCGACCTCAACCTGCAGCTCGCAGCCATCCGGCTCGAGCACAGCGTCGAGATGGCACTGCTGCCGATGGCTTCGGGTGGCACCGACCCCGTCCAGGCGCGGGTGGTCACGGTGACCAAGGACTTCGTGGTGGTCGAGGCGCTCGACGGACGCCGCGGGGTGCTCGGCAACGCGGATGTGGACTACCAGCGGATCGTCCCCGACATGAGTCGGCTGTTCTCGATCGGCGACCCGCTCAGCGGAGCGTTCGAGGTGGACATCTCCGGTGGGGTGAAGTACACGCTGCTGCCAGGTTCGACGAACCCGTGGCACCAGCTCAGCATCGAGTTCCCGGTCGGGCGGAAGTTCACCGGTGTGGTGCAGCGCCGGTCGGAGAAGCTCGGCGCGTTCGTGCTGCTCGACCACGGCATCTGCGGCCTCGTGCACAACTCGGTGCTCGGCGGGCGGACGCTCGCGGTGGGCGACGAGGTCGAGGTGATGGTGACGCGCATGGAGAAGGACAAGCGGCTGATCGCGTTGCAGCCCTTGCGCATGCCACCCAAGGTGGCGGACAGCTTTGTTCCCACGCAGCGTGCGTCCGCCGAGAGCAGGTTCGTCAAGGGCCAACGGCTGGAGGGTGAGGTGACGCGGGCGCTGCCTGAAGGGGAGGGTGGGTACGTCCTGCTGCGCCTGCCCGACCGCTCCCGGCCGGTCATGCTGCACTGCACGGCGATGACGCCGGGCACCAGGGCCGACCTCAACGCGGGTGAGATCGAGATCGGCGACGTGATCGACGTCGAGATCGACACCATCGACGTGCGTCGGGACCGGATCACCGTGCGCGAGCTGGAAGAGGCCAAGCTCGCGGAAGTGACAACAGCAGGCTGA
- a CDS encoding AAA domain-containing protein, whose amino-acid sequence MNGALAIPGDSESAAMAFRLVEHFLCSSATAEFGPYSPLDDEPPRMEPQLPGRLYRLQLLDRDDMRVDVQVFLGIGELGGLMWEQDIRALLRIAGSAHPTLPEVLDGGYLSPEQTTAAGIESDGMAFVVTRGARRNAGSQDVTHFRSQKGNAVRKFRSLADGLATLHALGMTHRNLSPAAIDVYDGPEYRFARFELSALVADLFLQTFDAQVDQAELRELFIKHSGSSMAYAPPERLAFILADDRSNTVEDEKADVYGLAAIMWEWFLGSFPEDELPPAIDRAPSPEDTTALATAHRRFRDRLRETLRTDPDTPPELATILIKMLAEEPEDRPAAADVVASLTTAYDRIMAAWDGEADSRPYTVLFMPKQSASTILAWGWISHHPQTTAGAEQLTDFIAEDLHRARMTLSPHGADSFVGGGEREAKRAATVVLRGEMAVWFCDFYRFEDEFGNPTEVTENALVIKYVAKRSQPWVEEKVKKLNWTESRTVPPVKLESTTVDQDVLKRRLRGQPSWALLKDSLHPSDERTPAELAYQEAIDWLIDYQKVELDARIYPYQVVSSDARAREVLVRYDRDADQKRIVSSPLFVKYAATPELREEFGAFFQALQTDDGGTDVDLIDDMNGKPGKSVGTAEVVRREGPDRVVLHVRGRTALPDNGWLRPTDDRGSAIAFQRQRDARYELFDLKQLRSQISGPNTIRTLAHHWDSAGEGLLGDGPKAVREILVCEPFMALQGPPGTGKTTVTAAAIAAYLRRSPTARLLVSAQSNFALDNLADRVLAEIGAVDDRGRPVEQADSSSGLMPLRVTARGRSASTRVSESLLEWTRHRSATRLSLGIHRHVSRVLADRSMSMSSEMVDVLTEWQNLADGGTGESMLPELSDRVHRGANLVFATCATSTPELLSPTADTVFDWVVVEEAAKAWPTELAIPLVRGRRWTLVGDQSQLPAHRRHDVERFLRACLADPQQEVTQATFSEYLEAFDLFGALFTKATRGRSRQAPPLLRMSTQFRMREPIAEVVSRVFYPAEEQPVPPPADGLPVGSLKTNMESQPDPVHFDHPRVLNGESLVWLNTEGLADCRDEPHWSNPGEVAIVHNLLQDLQPFPRRKEAGFGDHPIAVLSPYREQVQLLQRNSLIRDHVNTIHGFQGKEADLVIVSLVRDTLRPGRTLHQLGHLAQRELVNVLFSRARRQLVIVGNFNHFSSISDAGKLWQQVCSAVRIYGKVVSATEFSAGAR is encoded by the coding sequence ATGAATGGTGCACTCGCGATACCAGGTGACTCGGAATCGGCCGCCATGGCGTTCCGGCTCGTCGAACACTTCCTGTGTTCGAGTGCCACCGCTGAATTCGGCCCGTACTCGCCACTCGACGACGAGCCGCCGAGGATGGAGCCACAGCTACCGGGACGACTCTACCGGCTGCAGTTGCTCGACCGTGATGACATGCGGGTTGACGTGCAGGTATTCCTCGGAATCGGTGAGCTTGGCGGCCTCATGTGGGAGCAGGACATCCGCGCACTGCTCCGGATCGCCGGGTCGGCTCACCCCACGTTGCCCGAGGTGCTCGACGGCGGCTATCTGTCTCCTGAGCAAACCACCGCCGCAGGGATCGAGTCCGACGGAATGGCATTTGTGGTGACTCGAGGTGCCCGCAGGAACGCCGGCAGCCAAGACGTTACACATTTTAGGTCACAAAAAGGGAACGCTGTACGGAAGTTCCGATCACTGGCCGACGGGCTCGCCACGCTGCATGCCCTCGGAATGACCCACCGCAACCTCAGCCCGGCGGCGATCGACGTTTACGACGGCCCAGAGTACCGATTCGCGAGATTCGAGCTCAGCGCGTTGGTGGCCGACCTCTTCCTGCAGACGTTCGATGCCCAGGTGGACCAGGCCGAGCTGAGGGAACTGTTCATCAAGCACAGCGGAAGCTCGATGGCTTACGCCCCGCCTGAACGCCTCGCCTTCATCCTGGCCGACGACAGGTCCAACACCGTCGAAGACGAGAAGGCCGACGTCTACGGCCTCGCGGCGATCATGTGGGAGTGGTTCCTCGGTTCGTTCCCAGAAGATGAACTCCCGCCGGCGATCGACCGCGCCCCGAGTCCCGAGGACACCACCGCGCTGGCGACCGCCCACCGTCGGTTCCGCGATCGTCTGCGCGAGACCTTGAGAACCGACCCGGACACTCCGCCGGAACTGGCGACGATCCTCATCAAGATGTTGGCAGAGGAGCCAGAAGACCGGCCGGCCGCGGCGGATGTGGTGGCCTCACTGACCACAGCGTACGACCGGATCATGGCCGCCTGGGACGGTGAAGCCGACAGCAGGCCGTACACCGTCCTCTTCATGCCCAAGCAGTCGGCATCGACAATCCTCGCTTGGGGTTGGATCAGCCACCACCCGCAGACGACCGCCGGGGCCGAGCAACTCACAGACTTCATCGCGGAAGACCTGCACCGCGCCCGGATGACCCTGTCTCCTCACGGTGCCGACTCGTTCGTGGGCGGCGGGGAACGCGAAGCCAAGCGGGCCGCAACGGTAGTGCTCCGCGGCGAGATGGCTGTGTGGTTCTGCGACTTTTACCGGTTCGAGGACGAGTTCGGCAATCCGACCGAGGTCACCGAAAACGCCCTGGTGATCAAGTACGTGGCGAAACGATCACAGCCGTGGGTGGAGGAGAAGGTCAAGAAGCTGAACTGGACCGAGTCTCGGACGGTACCTCCGGTGAAGCTGGAGTCGACGACTGTCGACCAGGACGTCCTCAAGCGACGGTTGCGCGGTCAGCCCTCGTGGGCGCTGTTGAAGGACTCGTTGCATCCCAGCGACGAACGCACACCGGCCGAACTCGCCTACCAGGAGGCGATCGACTGGCTTATCGACTACCAGAAGGTCGAGCTAGACGCCAGGATCTATCCCTATCAGGTGGTTTCGAGTGACGCACGAGCCCGTGAGGTCCTGGTCCGCTACGACCGAGACGCCGACCAGAAGCGCATCGTCTCGTCGCCCCTGTTCGTCAAGTACGCGGCAACCCCCGAGCTCAGGGAGGAGTTCGGTGCCTTCTTTCAGGCTCTCCAGACCGACGATGGCGGCACTGATGTCGACCTCATCGACGATATGAACGGCAAACCCGGAAAGAGCGTGGGCACCGCAGAGGTCGTGCGCCGAGAAGGGCCCGACCGCGTGGTCTTGCACGTGCGCGGTCGCACCGCGCTGCCCGACAACGGATGGCTGCGGCCGACCGACGACAGGGGTTCGGCCATCGCGTTTCAGCGGCAGCGCGATGCACGTTACGAACTGTTCGACCTCAAGCAGCTCCGCAGCCAGATCAGCGGCCCGAACACGATCCGCACCCTGGCGCACCACTGGGACTCCGCCGGCGAAGGCCTGCTCGGGGACGGCCCCAAAGCAGTGCGAGAAATCCTCGTGTGCGAGCCGTTCATGGCTCTGCAAGGTCCGCCCGGCACGGGCAAGACCACGGTGACCGCGGCCGCGATCGCCGCCTACCTGCGCAGGTCGCCCACCGCGCGGTTGCTCGTGTCAGCTCAGTCGAATTTCGCGCTCGACAATCTTGCAGACCGCGTGCTCGCGGAGATCGGTGCGGTTGACGATCGGGGTCGACCGGTGGAACAGGCCGACAGTTCTTCGGGTCTCATGCCGTTGCGCGTCACCGCACGGGGCCGTTCTGCGAGCACCCGAGTGTCTGAAAGCCTGCTTGAGTGGACGCGGCACAGGTCCGCGACACGCCTGTCACTTGGCATTCACCGGCACGTGAGCCGCGTGCTCGCCGATCGCAGCATGTCCATGTCCAGCGAAATGGTGGACGTTCTCACGGAGTGGCAGAACCTCGCCGACGGTGGCACGGGCGAATCCATGTTGCCAGAACTCTCCGACCGGGTACATCGAGGCGCCAACCTGGTGTTCGCCACCTGCGCGACCTCCACCCCCGAACTGCTCTCCCCCACTGCGGACACCGTCTTCGACTGGGTCGTGGTCGAGGAAGCGGCCAAGGCCTGGCCGACGGAGCTCGCGATTCCGCTCGTCCGCGGCAGGCGGTGGACGCTCGTCGGCGACCAGTCCCAGCTGCCCGCGCACCGCCGCCACGACGTCGAACGATTCCTGAGAGCTTGCCTCGCCGACCCCCAGCAAGAGGTCACCCAAGCCACCTTCAGCGAGTACCTCGAGGCCTTCGACCTCTTCGGTGCACTGTTCACCAAGGCGACGAGGGGCCGTTCACGCCAAGCTCCTCCTCTGCTGCGCATGAGCACGCAGTTCCGGATGCGCGAACCCATCGCCGAGGTCGTAAGCCGTGTCTTCTACCCGGCTGAAGAACAACCTGTACCGCCACCGGCCGACGGACTGCCCGTCGGAAGCCTGAAGACGAACATGGAGTCCCAACCGGATCCGGTCCACTTCGACCATCCGCGTGTGCTCAACGGGGAGTCGCTGGTCTGGCTCAACACGGAAGGGCTCGCCGACTGCAGGGATGAGCCCCACTGGTCGAACCCAGGCGAGGTGGCGATCGTCCACAACCTCCTCCAAGACCTGCAGCCGTTTCCCCGCAGGAAGGAAGCAGGGTTCGGCGACCACCCGATCGCCGTGCTCAGCCCGTATCGGGAGCAGGTGCAGTTGTTGCAGCGCAACAGCTTGATCCGTGACCACGTGAACACGATCCACGGTTTCCAGGGCAAGGAAGCGGATTTGGTGATCGTTTCGCTCGTACGGGACACCCTCCGACCGGGTAGGACCCTGCACCAACTCGGCCACCTCGCTCAACGGGAACTGGTGAACGTCCTGTTCTCACGAGCGCGGCGCCAACTTGTGATCGTCGGCAACTTCAACCACTTCTCGTCCATCAGTGACGCGGGCAAGCTGTGGCAGCAGGTCTGCTCAGCGGTGCGGATCTACGGCAAGGTCGTGTCGGCCACGGAATTTTCGGCCGGTGCGCGGTGA
- a CDS encoding threonine synthase, producing the protein MLSHLECARCGREHDANAVQNLCHSCASPLLARYDLLRVARPTSENSLWRYRDVLPVFNPDPAFSLGEGMTPLVPLRRIGAALDANIIMKDESLVPTGSFKARGAAVGVAKAKELGIKGIKMPTNGNAGAAWALYAARAGLRSVIAMPQDAPLITREEVAASGAELRIVPGTIADAAKALADVDLFDASTLREPYRIEGKKTMGYEIVEQLGWRVPDVIVYPTGGGVGLIGIYKALQEMRELGWISEKLPRLVAVQATGCAPIVRAFVEGAEESTFWEGAHTGAFGINVPKPLGDFIILEALRQTNGTAVAVTDEQIEADRAECARLEGVFLCPEGAATLSAVRELRKDGWLQPTDEVVVLNTGAGIKYPGIRL; encoded by the coding sequence ATGCTTTCTCATCTGGAGTGTGCGCGGTGCGGCCGCGAGCACGACGCCAACGCCGTCCAGAACCTCTGCCACTCCTGCGCCTCGCCGCTGCTGGCCCGCTACGACCTGCTCCGCGTCGCGCGCCCGACCAGCGAGAACTCGCTGTGGCGCTACCGCGACGTGCTGCCCGTGTTCAACCCCGACCCCGCGTTCAGCCTGGGTGAGGGCATGACCCCGCTCGTCCCGTTGCGCAGGATCGGCGCGGCACTCGACGCGAACATCATCATGAAAGACGAGTCGCTCGTCCCGACCGGGTCGTTCAAGGCCCGCGGCGCGGCCGTCGGTGTCGCGAAGGCGAAAGAGCTCGGCATCAAGGGCATCAAGATGCCGACCAACGGCAACGCGGGCGCCGCCTGGGCCCTGTACGCCGCCCGCGCCGGCCTGCGCAGCGTCATCGCCATGCCGCAGGACGCCCCGCTGATCACCCGCGAGGAGGTCGCGGCGAGCGGCGCCGAGCTGCGGATCGTGCCCGGCACCATCGCCGACGCCGCCAAGGCGCTGGCCGACGTGGACCTGTTCGACGCGTCGACTCTCAGGGAGCCGTACCGGATCGAGGGCAAGAAGACGATGGGTTACGAGATCGTCGAACAGCTCGGCTGGCGCGTGCCCGACGTGATCGTCTACCCGACCGGTGGTGGCGTGGGTCTCATCGGGATCTACAAGGCGCTGCAGGAGATGCGGGAGCTCGGCTGGATCAGCGAGAAGCTGCCGAGGCTGGTCGCGGTGCAGGCCACCGGGTGCGCGCCGATCGTCAGGGCCTTCGTCGAGGGTGCGGAGGAGTCGACGTTCTGGGAGGGCGCCCACACCGGCGCGTTCGGCATCAACGTGCCGAAACCGTTGGGGGACTTCATCATCCTCGAAGCGCTCCGGCAGACCAACGGCACCGCGGTCGCCGTCACCGACGAGCAGATCGAGGCCGACCGCGCCGAATGTGCCCGGCTCGAAGGTGTGTTCCTGTGCCCGGAGGGCGCCGCGACCCTCAGCGCCGTCAGGGAGCTGCGCAAGGACGGCTGGCTCCAGCCGACCGACGAGGTGGTCGTGCTCAACACCGGCGCGGGCATCAAGTACCCGGGGATCCGCCTCTAA